One part of the Mariniblastus fucicola genome encodes these proteins:
- a CDS encoding translocation/assembly module TamB domain-containing protein, producing MDESLSAFCQREVVLSNNSYWSNSDGIDIENGRVTATNSTIETEILNVNADERFSACFEMSGGSLVVAENPSGNYSGSSPGSLSVRGGKFHVTNDAIVDLQATFSVGETNLSNITAPIPNELSDIKISGGSKLKANSLNVEAGVGDSRITVTGADSAINVTATVFFDTDSFVFPTAGEIGVEVLDGASLTGESIFLAGGATFVQVAENGYLAADQFVTVASGANLEIGVDGSLRASVLDLSLSPGEIELSGRLDIDEVKGSLDQLGGVLEFGQNLGVTVFENDYELGDAASIEFDIHGLLRGEDYGSVSILGLAELDGVLDINFVSGFNANLGDTFQLFEGQIMGDYTFDFSDALLNKGLAFDTSEFDKTGFIAVVSAIPEPNSAAAICFLLPFLCVGRRRI from the coding sequence TTGGATGAATCGCTCTCGGCCTTTTGCCAACGGGAAGTGGTTTTATCCAATAATTCTTACTGGTCCAATTCGGATGGAATCGACATAGAAAACGGTAGAGTTACAGCAACCAACAGCACCATTGAAACAGAAATCTTAAACGTCAATGCCGACGAACGATTTAGCGCCTGCTTTGAAATGTCTGGTGGATCCTTGGTAGTTGCCGAAAATCCGAGTGGTAACTACTCTGGATCGTCCCCCGGCTCATTGTCGGTTCGAGGCGGGAAATTTCATGTCACGAACGATGCGATTGTTGATCTTCAGGCGACGTTTTCAGTTGGTGAAACGAACTTAAGTAACATCACGGCACCAATTCCTAACGAATTGTCGGATATTAAAATTTCAGGAGGCTCAAAGCTCAAAGCCAATAGTTTAAACGTCGAAGCAGGCGTGGGCGACAGCAGAATAACCGTCACAGGGGCTGACTCCGCAATCAACGTGACAGCAACTGTTTTCTTTGACACTGATTCTTTCGTGTTTCCAACAGCCGGCGAGATTGGTGTCGAGGTGCTGGATGGAGCATCCCTAACTGGTGAATCGATCTTCTTGGCTGGTGGAGCAACGTTTGTCCAAGTAGCCGAGAACGGCTACCTTGCCGCCGATCAGTTTGTTACGGTTGCCAGTGGGGCAAACCTGGAAATAGGAGTTGATGGGTCGTTGCGAGCGAGCGTTTTGGACTTGTCTTTGTCCCCAGGTGAAATTGAATTGTCAGGCAGGCTCGATATCGATGAAGTGAAAGGTAGTCTCGACCAACTGGGCGGGGTTCTTGAATTCGGCCAAAATCTGGGAGTTACGGTTTTCGAAAACGACTACGAGCTTGGCGATGCTGCTTCCATTGAGTTCGATATACATGGCCTCTTACGAGGCGAAGATTACGGCTCTGTATCAATTTTGGGTTTAGCAGAATTAGATGGCGTGCTTGATATCAACTTCGTTTCCGGATTTAATGCCAACTTGGGGGATACCTTTCAACTTTTCGAGGGGCAAATTATGGGGGATTACACGTTCGATTTTTCCGATGCGTTGTTAAACAAGGGGCTGGCGTTTGACACTTCTGAATTTGATAAGACTGGCTTCATTGCCGTAGTTTCCGCGATACCAGAGCCAAATTCAGCAGCTGCTATTTGTTTCTTGCTGCCCTTCCTCTGCGTCGGCAGACGTCGGATATAG
- a CDS encoding serine/threonine-protein kinase, giving the protein MLALDESTGTQIVNEQFPKLASRLQNELGRTRSEGSVSGLRPAESKLADRKLILHVGQRIREFELVEHLGQGGMGTVWKAFQSDPVKRDVAIKFVRAWVTSPSMLARFKNEQQSLAILKHPNIAQIFDAGVTEEGHPFCVMELADGPNLVEHASVLDFDVGERVKLFLTVCRAIQHAHQNGIIHRDLKPSNILVANDGNKFRAKVIDFGLAKVVRPESDSDLFQSSPTVVGQVLGTPDYMSPEQTSLGSSSSMSEVDTRADVYSLGAILYELLTGSKTFAEHRLHEITLEEAVEVIRHQDPMPFRKRKSEGTTLALVSRELEWITMKCLEKNRDRRYDTVAQLADDLQRFLDGEPVEAAPPSQLYRLSKFLSKNKVLTTYLLAVTLGLGLVTAMAGLVLSKNRELAGVNAQVVEARDKTELAKTNAESVTRYLSSVFQEASSTRSGKELKVVDALSEAVTNLDEDFPEDNETKASVQYAIGKTFLGLGQAELAFPLLERSREIRQRKLRPEDPKHFEVTYALAEAAYYLEKKPFIIDILSQEMMQFVESGKDNSFEFYKTKCLLSVVRSLGREFEYVDVAIDAAERMAELRSWEDEDVLSAQVYVSDCIHKTDNREMTTKFLRAAVERLEKVYPSRHVSILKVKDNLGQHLSTAVEKQTRLEAIAILEELFRDTRETLGDKDQSFMEAGNSAGFACYRGGAFEQGRQIYEELYETMLKSAETDNPMWVYAENNYGESLIKTFYFQKALLLLKVNRERRKNSYPPDDARVYVAAKDLALAELRLGKIETATVRIEEVLRAINDPEYQTHLSPSTMNRFRRQVEWVLGECMRVSGDLELAAKILEENVSHDADTPSAVPPHRWLSLGKTLVHLGRTDEGFAAFDTGIAVARETQVSNEFRLHLQREKAGAFLFVGNQDEAELLLKETVKEYEAAIESQQLPPDFLPYLLCRLQQKMLAKNSKAEADKTTTSELVSTLTKAMGKDSPLLLEVLSGLN; this is encoded by the coding sequence ATGCTGGCTTTGGACGAATCCACTGGAACTCAAATAGTCAATGAGCAATTCCCTAAGTTGGCTTCGCGATTGCAAAATGAGCTTGGACGGACTCGATCTGAAGGTAGCGTAAGTGGGCTGAGGCCAGCCGAATCGAAACTTGCAGATCGAAAATTGATTTTGCATGTTGGCCAGCGAATTAGAGAGTTCGAGCTTGTCGAGCATCTTGGCCAAGGCGGGATGGGAACGGTTTGGAAAGCGTTCCAATCCGATCCTGTTAAACGTGACGTTGCCATCAAGTTCGTTCGGGCTTGGGTTACCTCGCCATCCATGCTCGCCAGGTTCAAAAACGAACAGCAGTCTTTGGCGATCCTTAAGCATCCGAACATTGCACAAATTTTCGATGCTGGTGTGACTGAAGAAGGGCACCCCTTTTGCGTGATGGAACTGGCTGATGGCCCGAATCTGGTCGAACATGCGAGCGTCTTAGATTTTGATGTGGGGGAACGAGTGAAGTTGTTTCTTACCGTTTGTCGGGCGATTCAACATGCTCACCAAAACGGTATTATCCACCGCGACCTGAAGCCATCGAACATCTTGGTTGCTAACGATGGCAATAAATTTCGTGCAAAGGTGATTGACTTTGGGCTGGCAAAAGTTGTTCGGCCTGAAAGCGATTCCGACCTATTTCAATCTTCTCCGACGGTTGTCGGACAGGTTTTGGGGACACCAGACTACATGAGCCCGGAGCAAACGAGCCTCGGGAGTTCGTCGTCGATGTCGGAAGTTGATACCAGAGCTGACGTCTATTCACTGGGTGCGATTCTTTATGAGCTTCTGACGGGATCGAAAACTTTTGCAGAACATCGGCTTCATGAGATCACACTGGAAGAGGCTGTCGAGGTAATTAGGCATCAAGACCCGATGCCTTTCCGCAAGCGGAAGTCTGAAGGGACAACTCTTGCGTTGGTCTCGCGTGAACTTGAGTGGATCACAATGAAATGCCTTGAGAAGAATCGCGATAGACGATATGACACCGTGGCACAGCTGGCTGACGACTTGCAAAGATTTCTGGATGGCGAGCCCGTCGAGGCTGCTCCGCCTTCTCAGCTGTACAGGCTGTCGAAATTTCTTTCCAAGAACAAAGTGCTAACCACGTATTTGCTTGCGGTGACGCTTGGACTTGGATTGGTAACAGCAATGGCAGGATTGGTGCTATCCAAGAATCGTGAATTGGCCGGAGTAAATGCTCAGGTAGTTGAAGCACGCGACAAAACAGAGCTGGCAAAAACCAACGCGGAGAGCGTAACTCGCTATCTTTCATCCGTCTTTCAAGAGGCCAGTTCGACACGGTCAGGCAAAGAGCTCAAAGTTGTCGATGCACTATCCGAAGCAGTAACAAATCTTGATGAAGACTTCCCTGAAGACAACGAAACAAAGGCAAGCGTTCAGTATGCCATCGGCAAAACGTTTTTGGGGCTTGGGCAGGCCGAGCTTGCCTTTCCGCTGCTTGAACGTTCACGGGAGATTCGTCAACGGAAATTACGTCCAGAGGACCCGAAACATTTTGAAGTTACCTACGCGCTAGCCGAGGCAGCTTACTATCTCGAAAAGAAGCCCTTTATCATTGACATTCTTTCCCAAGAAATGATGCAGTTTGTTGAATCCGGTAAGGACAACTCGTTCGAGTTTTATAAAACTAAATGTCTTCTTTCCGTCGTGCGCTCGCTCGGCCGTGAATTCGAGTATGTGGATGTTGCTATCGATGCAGCGGAGCGAATGGCAGAGCTTCGAAGCTGGGAAGACGAAGACGTTTTGTCAGCCCAAGTGTATGTTTCCGATTGCATTCACAAAACTGATAACCGTGAAATGACCACAAAGTTTTTGAGGGCCGCGGTTGAGAGACTCGAAAAGGTCTACCCGAGTCGGCACGTTTCTATCCTCAAGGTCAAAGATAATTTGGGGCAACACTTGTCAACTGCAGTTGAAAAGCAAACGCGACTTGAAGCCATTGCGATTTTGGAAGAGTTGTTCAGGGACACGCGAGAGACGCTTGGTGACAAAGATCAATCCTTCATGGAAGCGGGCAACAGTGCTGGGTTTGCATGTTACCGCGGTGGAGCATTCGAGCAGGGCAGGCAAATTTACGAAGAGCTTTACGAAACCATGCTGAAGTCGGCTGAGACTGACAATCCAATGTGGGTGTATGCGGAGAACAACTACGGAGAAAGCCTGATCAAAACCTTTTATTTTCAAAAGGCGTTGCTGTTGCTAAAAGTAAATCGGGAACGCCGAAAAAATAGTTACCCGCCTGATGATGCGAGAGTTTACGTGGCCGCAAAGGATTTGGCATTAGCCGAACTGCGACTTGGCAAAATAGAAACAGCGACGGTTAGGATCGAAGAAGTGTTGAGGGCCATCAACGATCCTGAGTACCAAACGCATCTCTCTCCCAGCACAATGAATCGTTTCCGCCGACAAGTCGAGTGGGTTCTTGGGGAGTGCATGCGGGTAAGTGGTGATTTGGAATTGGCAGCAAAGATTCTTGAGGAAAATGTCAGTCATGACGCTGATACGCCTTCTGCAGTTCCTCCTCATCGGTGGCTTTCACTTGGTAAGACGCTAGTACATCTTGGCCGGACAGATGAAGGATTTGCGGCATTCGATACCGGAATCGCAGTAGCTCGAGAAACGCAAGTCAGCAACGAGTTCCGGTTGCATCTTCAACGCGAAAAAGCGGGAGCGTTTCTTTTCGTTGGCAATCAAGATGAGGCGGAATTGCTTCTCAAGGAAACCGTCAAGGAATACGAAGCGGCAATTGAATCACAACAGCTTCCTCCGGATTTCCTGCCCTATCTTCTCTGCCGCCTCCAGCAGAAGATGCTTGCGAAGAATTCTAAAGCCGAGGCCGATAAGACAACGACGTCCGAACTGGTTTCGACGCTAACTAAAGCCATGGGCAAGGACTCACCTTTACTTCTGGAGGTGCTTTCCGGCTTGAATTGA